One genomic segment of Mycoplasmopsis agalactiae PG2 includes these proteins:
- a CDS encoding ABC transporter ATP-binding protein encodes MDINKKDNDLFKIDESSELNDGKNASDKKAGKGAKKAKAHKEKKSQSLTSEEIVEDNLQTIEIATDVKITKDNLFDILDQNSKKKNIIVPRKIRSILNKINSRKRKNDDGFYTKNTPGLVIEVKNASKYYVNDNIVTRVLKNVSMDVRQGELMLIYGISGGGKSTLLNLISGLDRPSKGDVIVCDENLPYLSNNKLTLFRRKHVSFIFQNYNLLANLNAYDNVETSGYLQTDKNKKLDIVGMFKKFEMEEEMHKFPSQMSGGQQQRVSIMRALSKNSEIIFADEPTGALDESTTKIVLRLLYEINKQNKTTVVMVSHNPVMAAMADRIVHVVEGRISKIEVNKNPIHPDQIDLFKGE; translated from the coding sequence ATGGATATTAATAAAAAAGATAATGACTTATTTAAAATCGATGAGTCATCTGAATTAAATGATGGCAAAAATGCCAGTGACAAAAAAGCTGGTAAGGGAGCAAAAAAAGCCAAGGCGCACAAAGAGAAAAAGAGTCAGTCGTTAACATCTGAAGAAATAGTTGAAGACAACCTACAAACCATTGAAATAGCCACAGACGTCAAAATTACAAAAGATAATTTGTTTGATATTTTGGATCAAAATAGCAAGAAGAAAAACATTATTGTTCCTAGAAAAATAAGATCAATTTTGAATAAAATAAACAGCAGAAAAAGAAAAAATGATGACGGATTTTATACAAAAAATACTCCTGGACTTGTAATTGAGGTTAAAAATGCAAGTAAATATTACGTTAATGACAACATTGTGACCAGAGTATTAAAAAATGTCTCGATGGATGTTAGACAAGGTGAATTAATGTTAATTTATGGCATCTCTGGTGGAGGGAAAAGTACACTATTAAACCTTATTAGTGGTTTAGACAGGCCAAGTAAAGGCGATGTCATAGTTTGTGACGAAAACTTACCGTATTTGTCAAATAACAAGCTGACTTTATTTAGAAGAAAACATGTTAGTTTTATATTTCAAAACTATAATTTATTAGCTAATTTAAATGCTTATGACAATGTTGAAACTAGTGGATATTTGCAAACAGATAAAAACAAGAAACTAGACATTGTTGGAATGTTTAAAAAGTTTGAAATGGAAGAAGAAATGCACAAGTTTCCTTCACAAATGTCAGGGGGACAGCAACAAAGAGTTTCAATAATGAGAGCGCTGTCGAAAAATTCTGAAATTATTTTTGCTGACGAACCTACCGGAGCGCTTGATGAAAGCACAACTAAAATTGTGTTAAGACTTTTATATGAGATAAACAAGCAAAATAAAACAACTGTTGTTATGGTCTCACATAACCCAGTAATGGCGGCGATGGCGGACAGAATCGTTCATGTTGTTGAAGGAAGAATTTCAAAAATTGAAGTTAATAAAAACCCTATTCATCCTGACCAAATTGACTTATTTAAAGGCGAATAA